The Thalassotalea psychrophila genome window below encodes:
- the hrpA gene encoding ATP-dependent RNA helicase HrpA, which produces MSEQPLDFKPLLDTLFQQLSNTRNCDRGILKKRLHNLKHIKNEQKKLNALTNIEQAINYSITNKVKLLSAIPKISYPEQLPVSQNVDKISKAIEANQVVIIAGETGSGKTTQIPKICLELGRGVEGFIGHTQPRRIAARTVANRIAEEMNCKLGEQVGYKVRFTDQVSSNTYVKLMTDGILLAEMQRDRLLRQYDTIIIDEAHERSLNIDFILGYLKQILPKRPDLKVIITSATIDPMKFSKHFNNAPIIEVSGRTYPVDIHYSPLDEQEGDYVNGIIAAVDQLDNLPMGDILVFLNGEREIRDVASALEKEKLRDTQILPLFSRLTVAEQNKIFAPHRGRNIVLATNVAETSLTVPGIRYVIDPGTARISRYSYRTKVQRLPIEPISQASANQRSGRCGRVAAGVCIRLYSEEDFLSRPEFTDPEIIRTNLATVILQMLALGLGDIGQFPFLQAPDSRNINDGMRLLEELAAIKSAKSIRPLLTDTGKSLSKFPIDPRLAKMLLSAKELGCSQQVGIIVAALSIQDPRERPMEKQQAADQSHSRFKDKESDYISLLNLFNYIKQKQQELSNNQFRQLCKREFLSYLRIREWQDIISQLKQTFSENKWPWPNFDVEDESNHDVLHQAILSGLLSHVGNLDENREYKGARGSKFYIFPGSGLAKKTPKWIMATELVETSRLFARMCAKVDPAWLESLAEHLLKRSYSEPHWEKKRGEVQAFEQVSLYGLVIVPKRKIAFSNIEADTCRKIFIREALVNGDCNINEKFLQQNNKLVASIEDLEDKARRKDFLVEEEELVDFYLQRIPEHIVGQISFLSWWKKTKVKQPELLNFSKQQLLKQQNQTISAKDYPVFWQQGNISLPLTYNFDPGADDDGISINIPVGVLNQIEEVGFEWLIPALRLELITALIRSLPKLQRKNFVPAPNYANACYETIAPNMGSLVEAIEKQLLRMTGVRIPEDSWDFSSLTEHLKMNFKVLTNKGKLLKQGRNLTLLKDQLQGKVKESIKAVAEKGIERENIKEWDFDDIPKAYEKEIANLVIQAFPALVDKNKDVAIELFEHKSLAEQAMLKGLTRLVLLNIPSPIKYLEAKLPNKAKLGLYFNPFGKITELLNDCIEACAQQLIKDSGDLPYEQAGFNQARDLIRAEIADKVLASAIKLEQILSLRHDIAKKMKGSIGLNIIQAHGDIKQQLETLVFKGFVSHSGVDKLDNIVRYLKGIIRRMEKLPIDPNQDRLKMIEVHKAEELYNALLLQQPKNKPVDSEIIAIKWMIEEFRISVFAQNLGTSLPISLKRIKNKIAEY; this is translated from the coding sequence TTGTCCGAACAACCATTAGATTTCAAACCTTTATTAGACACTTTATTTCAACAATTGAGTAATACACGCAATTGCGATAGAGGCATACTTAAAAAGCGCTTACATAACCTTAAACATATTAAAAATGAACAAAAAAAGCTCAATGCTTTAACAAACATAGAGCAGGCCATAAACTATTCGATAACGAATAAAGTTAAATTACTATCAGCAATTCCAAAAATTTCTTATCCAGAGCAACTGCCAGTATCGCAAAATGTTGATAAAATAAGCAAAGCGATAGAAGCTAATCAAGTGGTGATAATAGCCGGTGAAACTGGCTCTGGTAAAACCACACAAATTCCGAAAATTTGTTTAGAACTTGGTCGCGGAGTAGAAGGTTTTATTGGACATACACAACCAAGACGAATTGCAGCAAGAACAGTAGCGAATCGAATTGCAGAAGAAATGAACTGCAAATTAGGTGAGCAGGTGGGTTATAAAGTTAGATTTACCGATCAAGTGTCATCTAATACTTATGTAAAACTAATGACCGACGGTATTTTACTAGCGGAAATGCAACGCGATAGATTACTAAGACAATATGACACCATCATTATTGATGAGGCACATGAGCGCAGCTTAAATATTGACTTTATTTTGGGATATTTAAAGCAAATCTTACCTAAACGCCCAGATTTAAAAGTAATCATCACCTCCGCAACAATTGATCCGATGAAGTTTTCTAAGCATTTCAATAATGCCCCCATTATTGAAGTGTCTGGAAGAACATACCCTGTAGATATTCATTACAGCCCATTAGATGAACAAGAGGGCGATTATGTTAATGGAATAATTGCTGCGGTTGATCAATTAGATAATTTGCCTATGGGGGACATCTTAGTCTTCTTAAATGGTGAACGTGAAATTAGAGACGTGGCTAGCGCATTAGAAAAAGAGAAATTAAGAGATACGCAAATACTGCCATTATTTTCACGATTAACTGTTGCTGAGCAAAATAAAATATTTGCTCCACATCGGGGGCGCAATATAGTGTTAGCTACCAACGTGGCTGAAACGTCGTTAACAGTTCCCGGTATTCGGTATGTTATTGATCCAGGGACTGCTCGAATTTCCCGTTACAGCTATCGTACAAAGGTACAACGCTTACCAATTGAACCTATATCACAAGCCAGTGCCAATCAACGCTCTGGTCGTTGTGGTCGTGTTGCAGCGGGTGTTTGTATACGCTTATACTCAGAAGAAGATTTTTTATCTCGACCTGAATTTACAGATCCAGAAATTATACGAACCAATTTAGCGACGGTAATACTGCAAATGCTAGCCTTAGGTCTAGGCGATATTGGTCAATTCCCATTTTTACAAGCACCTGATAGCCGTAATATTAATGATGGTATGCGTTTGTTAGAAGAGTTAGCAGCGATAAAGTCGGCAAAATCAATAAGACCATTGCTTACTGATACTGGTAAAAGTTTATCTAAATTTCCGATTGATCCTCGCCTCGCTAAAATGTTACTCAGTGCGAAAGAGTTAGGCTGTTCACAACAAGTCGGTATCATAGTTGCGGCATTAAGTATTCAAGATCCACGTGAACGGCCGATGGAAAAACAGCAGGCTGCAGACCAATCCCATAGCCGCTTCAAAGATAAAGAGTCTGATTATATTAGTTTACTTAATTTATTTAATTACATTAAGCAAAAACAGCAAGAGCTTTCAAACAACCAGTTTAGGCAGCTTTGTAAAAGAGAGTTTTTGTCATATTTACGTATTCGTGAATGGCAAGATATTATTTCGCAACTAAAACAAACCTTTTCAGAAAACAAATGGCCATGGCCAAATTTTGATGTTGAAGATGAATCTAATCATGATGTTTTGCATCAAGCTATTTTATCGGGCTTGTTGAGCCATGTTGGTAATTTAGATGAGAACAGAGAATATAAAGGCGCTCGTGGTAGCAAATTTTATATTTTCCCTGGTTCAGGTTTAGCGAAGAAAACACCAAAATGGATAATGGCTACAGAACTTGTAGAAACAAGTCGCTTATTTGCTCGTATGTGTGCAAAAGTTGATCCTGCCTGGCTAGAGTCATTAGCAGAACATTTACTTAAACGGAGTTACTCTGAGCCGCATTGGGAGAAAAAACGTGGTGAGGTTCAGGCTTTCGAACAGGTTAGTTTGTATGGTTTGGTCATTGTTCCCAAACGTAAAATAGCATTTAGTAACATTGAAGCAGATACATGTCGTAAAATTTTTATCAGAGAAGCTTTAGTTAATGGTGATTGCAATATTAATGAAAAGTTTCTTCAACAGAACAATAAACTCGTTGCATCAATAGAAGATCTTGAAGATAAGGCTCGTCGTAAAGACTTTTTAGTAGAAGAAGAAGAATTAGTCGATTTTTATTTGCAGCGAATTCCAGAGCATATTGTTGGTCAAATCAGTTTCCTTAGTTGGTGGAAAAAAACTAAAGTTAAACAACCTGAATTATTAAACTTCTCAAAACAGCAGTTATTAAAACAGCAAAATCAAACAATTAGCGCTAAAGATTATCCTGTATTCTGGCAACAGGGGAATATTAGTTTGCCGTTAACATACAATTTTGACCCCGGCGCTGATGATGACGGCATCAGTATAAATATCCCAGTAGGTGTTTTAAACCAAATTGAAGAGGTTGGTTTTGAATGGCTGATACCAGCTCTAAGATTAGAGTTAATCACCGCATTAATTCGCTCCTTGCCTAAACTGCAGCGCAAAAATTTTGTGCCTGCGCCAAATTATGCCAATGCATGTTATGAAACAATAGCACCAAACATGGGGAGCCTTGTAGAGGCTATTGAGAAGCAACTATTAAGAATGACTGGGGTACGCATACCGGAAGATAGTTGGGACTTTTCTAGTTTAACTGAGCACCTTAAAATGAACTTTAAGGTACTGACCAACAAAGGTAAGTTATTAAAACAAGGGCGTAATTTAACCCTACTAAAAGATCAGTTGCAAGGTAAAGTTAAAGAGTCGATTAAAGCAGTAGCTGAAAAGGGCATAGAGCGTGAAAATATCAAAGAGTGGGACTTTGATGATATACCCAAGGCTTATGAGAAAGAAATTGCTAATCTTGTGATTCAAGCGTTTCCCGCTTTGGTTGATAAAAACAAAGATGTTGCAATAGAATTATTTGAACATAAAAGTTTAGCCGAGCAAGCGATGTTGAAAGGACTAACACGGTTAGTGTTGCTAAATATACCATCCCCGATAAAATATCTTGAAGCAAAACTGCCTAATAAAGCGAAATTGGGGTTGTACTTTAACCCTTTTGGTAAAATTACAGAATTGTTAAATGATTGTATAGAGGCTTGCGCGCAGCAATTAATCAAAGACAGTGGCGATCTACCATATGAGCAAGCTGGTTTTAATCAAGCTCGTGATTTGATCAGGGCGGAGATCGCCGATAAGGTTCTGGCTAGTGCGATTAAATTAGAGCAAATTTTATCGTTAAGGCATGACATTGCTAAAAAAATGAAAGGTAGTATCGGACTAAATATTATTCAAGCTCATGGTGACATTAAGCAACAATTGGAAACGTTAGTCTTTAAAGGCTTTGTTAGCCATAGTGGTGTAGATAAACTTGATAATATTGTTCGGTATTTAAAGGGCATCATTCGTAGAATGGAAAAACTTCCGATCGATCCTAATCAAGATAGATTGAAAATGATTGAAGTTCACAAAGCGGAAGAGCTTTACAATGCTCTGTTGTTACAACAACCGAAAAATAAGCCTGTAGATAGCGAGATTATTGCAATTAAATGGATGATTGAAGAATTCAGAATTTCTGTTTTCGCCCAAAACTTAGGGACATCACTACCGATATCGTTAAAACGAATAAAAAATAAAATTGCTGAATACTAG
- a CDS encoding CBS domain-containing protein, with amino-acid sequence MQSLQVKDYLNTHPVTFTPNMAIEEASELITKTHELGGPVVDTNGNLIGFLSESDILGKMLETGYYNEHVSSVDQLMRKDVLVMKPYDSIVELAQTMMQAKPKVYPVTDDDGNLLGTICRNDVLAALDSHIRASFHVTTKTG; translated from the coding sequence ATGCAATCATTACAAGTAAAAGATTATTTAAATACTCATCCTGTTACTTTTACACCAAATATGGCGATAGAAGAGGCAAGCGAGTTGATCACCAAAACTCATGAGCTTGGTGGACCAGTTGTTGATACTAACGGTAATTTAATTGGCTTTTTATCTGAATCAGATATTTTGGGTAAAATGCTAGAAACTGGTTATTACAATGAGCATGTTAGCTCGGTAGATCAACTAATGAGAAAAGATGTGTTAGTAATGAAGCCATACGATAGTATTGTTGAGTTGGCACAAACTATGATGCAAGCTAAACCCAAGGTTTACCCTGTAACTGACGACGATGGCAATTTGTTAGGAACCATCTGCCGAAATGATGTATTAGCTGCATTAGATTCACATATTAGAGCATCATTTCATGTAACCACAAAAACGGGTTAA
- a CDS encoding DUF3718 domain-containing protein encodes MNTTKLTLTTTTGALIIASSLLLSSGVQAAGMSNYMETALIDVCKAAKSNNTIRFHNTVDGYRLKTKTVALKVVCNGENISEFAANNGANKTAERLNDSLGDVSIEDIALNDSDKLYVNF; translated from the coding sequence ATGAACACTACTAAACTAACATTAACTACTACCACAGGTGCATTAATCATTGCTTCTTCATTATTACTATCAAGTGGGGTCCAAGCAGCTGGCATGTCAAATTATATGGAAACTGCATTAATTGATGTATGTAAAGCGGCAAAATCTAACAATACCATCCGTTTCCACAATACTGTTGATGGCTATCGTTTAAAAACGAAAACAGTCGCTCTTAAAGTTGTATGTAATGGCGAAAACATTTCTGAGTTTGCAGCGAATAATGGCGCAAACAAAACAGCAGAGCGTTTGAATGATTCTTTAGGTGACGTAAGTATTGAAGATATCGCCTTAAACGATTCAGACAAGCTTTATGTAAACTTTTAA
- a CDS encoding FlgO family outer membrane protein, with amino-acid sequence MQESEKEFVLDEWLIYPEKSMIKRNDELIHLEPKIMEVLVYLIKNANRVISREELTEKVWQSNFASDEVITRAISVLRKKLDDTGKVHRFVKTIPKHGYVLEYSDQIEAHVLPAFEIESDVSDVEPTINKLIRPMWALTIAAVAIVTLVAVLAANLFNNREHQKSDQIYLKVDEFVALDSLPSSEMVARVLSEQLITTLSNSDYAKISIQTDSIVDIVNDVDFIINGGVKELESEYHVNLHFIDGNSGDVLWSQSFAGDKKMWHQLVNNISKTIDYFISVAYKDNLDLKQLSLKNLQAAILIHQARELRFIDEQSNFDLSINILQNAHISYPNEKQVIMELALAYLKEKGSYSSSKHLLLVKQLLDQAEQAKYKKGIYWLVKALYQKANKEISIKQAIVLIEKNRLIEPDNVELLAILARLYHINGQDSKAMTLFSNALAIEPDFSFAIYQRAKLLSIKNKETPKLTTN; translated from the coding sequence GTGCAGGAGTCTGAGAAAGAATTTGTTTTGGATGAATGGTTAATTTATCCTGAAAAATCAATGATTAAACGTAATGATGAACTAATCCATTTAGAACCTAAAATAATGGAGGTTTTAGTTTATCTGATTAAAAATGCTAATCGTGTTATCTCCCGAGAAGAACTTACCGAAAAAGTCTGGCAATCTAATTTTGCTTCCGATGAAGTGATCACCCGAGCAATATCAGTTCTTCGTAAGAAGTTAGATGATACAGGTAAAGTGCACCGCTTTGTTAAAACTATACCTAAACATGGCTACGTTCTGGAATATTCAGATCAAATCGAAGCCCATGTTTTACCTGCTTTTGAAATAGAAAGTGATGTAAGCGACGTTGAACCAACAATAAATAAATTGATTAGGCCAATGTGGGCACTAACGATAGCAGCAGTTGCAATCGTAACGTTAGTAGCGGTGTTAGCTGCAAATTTATTTAATAATAGAGAGCATCAAAAAAGTGACCAGATCTACTTAAAGGTAGATGAGTTTGTTGCTTTAGATAGCCTGCCATCAAGCGAAATGGTTGCCAGAGTATTATCAGAGCAATTAATCACCACTCTTAGTAATTCTGACTACGCTAAAATTAGCATTCAAACAGATTCAATTGTAGACATAGTAAATGATGTCGATTTTATCATTAACGGTGGGGTTAAAGAGTTAGAAAGCGAATATCATGTCAACTTACATTTTATCGATGGTAATTCTGGTGATGTATTGTGGAGCCAGTCGTTTGCCGGTGACAAAAAAATGTGGCACCAACTCGTTAATAACATCAGTAAAACTATAGATTACTTCATAAGTGTTGCTTACAAAGATAATTTAGATTTGAAGCAGTTATCACTTAAAAATTTACAAGCTGCTATTCTCATTCACCAAGCCCGTGAATTGCGTTTTATTGACGAACAGAGTAACTTTGATTTATCGATCAATATTTTACAAAACGCTCACATTTCTTACCCTAATGAAAAACAAGTTATAATGGAACTTGCACTGGCTTACCTTAAAGAAAAAGGCAGTTATTCTTCATCTAAGCACCTTCTTTTAGTAAAACAACTTTTAGATCAGGCTGAGCAAGCCAAATACAAAAAAGGCATCTATTGGCTGGTTAAAGCGTTATATCAAAAAGCGAATAAAGAAATAAGTATTAAGCAAGCTATCGTTTTAATTGAAAAGAACAGATTGATAGAGCCAGATAATGTTGAGTTATTAGCTATTTTGGCTAGGCTATATCATATTAACGGCCAAGACAGTAAAGCTATGACGCTCTTTTCAAATGCATTAGCAATAGAGCCAGATTTTTCTTTTGCAATTTATCAACGAGCCAAGTTATTAAGCATTAAAAATAAAGAAACTCCCAAACTAACAACAAATTAG
- a CDS encoding DUF3087 family protein, with protein MKLIEIDKKRYRQHLNQIIVGFIACFLIISLILGQFFIMLFAAQDGSGDNFWLNFSGVALALVLSLGIINKYKTHHFMSEVFYVWQLKQQINFIYRKLKTVKSKAFSDVDIDALIILSFYYKACRQLYNLDDNTITLSSLAREEDTLLEFIRANNLSINSEDYQQQFIKDV; from the coding sequence ATGAAATTAATAGAAATAGATAAAAAACGCTATCGTCAGCATCTTAATCAAATTATCGTAGGTTTCATTGCCTGTTTCCTGATCATCTCGTTAATTTTAGGTCAATTTTTTATCATGCTATTTGCTGCTCAAGATGGTAGTGGTGATAACTTTTGGCTTAATTTTTCAGGCGTTGCCTTAGCGCTAGTTTTATCATTAGGTATTATCAATAAATACAAAACTCACCATTTTATGAGTGAAGTATTTTATGTATGGCAGTTGAAACAACAAATTAATTTTATTTATAGAAAATTAAAAACGGTTAAAAGCAAAGCTTTTTCAGATGTGGATATTGATGCTCTAATTATCCTTAGTTTTTATTATAAAGCTTGTAGACAATTATATAATTTAGATGATAACACCATTACGTTATCTTCTTTGGCGAGAGAAGAAGATACTCTGTTAGAGTTTATTCGAGCTAATAATTTATCAATAAATAGTGAGGACTATCAACAGCAATTCATAAAAGATGTTTAA